From the genome of Amyelois transitella isolate CPQ chromosome 16, ilAmyTran1.1, whole genome shotgun sequence, one region includes:
- the LOC132902634 gene encoding pre-mRNA-splicing factor RBM22-like, whose product MAVSKTTNTYNRQNWEDSDFPILCQTCLGDNPYVRMTKEKHGKECKICVRPFTVFRWCPGSRMRFKKTEICQTCSKLKNVCQTCLLDLEYGLPIQVRDAALKIQDDLPRNEVNKEYYIQNLDSQMSKCDASQPSNSALKSKGASDLLSRLARTAPYYKRNRPHVCSFWVKGECRRGEECPYRHEKPTDPDDPLADQNIKDRYYGVNDPVAEKLMRRAAAMPALLPPEDNTVTTLYVGNLPDNINEEELRGHFYQYGEIRSVTLVSRAQCAFVQYTTRSAAEHAAEKTFNRLVIGEKRLTIKWGKSQGRQGANEHNDMAPRLEPVPGLPGTLPPPPAFLHSFPPQMQPPPNRTNDFFNLHHYGGPGWPAWVGPPMGPGAPPPAPAGHHYPSQDPSRLGAHAHANALRTQC is encoded by the exons ATGGCAGTTTCGAAGACTACGAACACCTACAATCGACAAAATTGGGAAGATTCT GACTTCCCGATATTATGTCAGACGTGTTTGGGCGATAACCCATACGTACGAATG ACCAAGGAAAAACATGGAAAGGAGTGTAAAATATGTGTACGTCCTTTCACTGTATTCCGTTGGTGCCCTGGATCCCGCATGCGCTTCAAGAAAACGGAAATCTGCCAGACCTGTTCCAAATTGAAGAATGTGTGCCAAACATGCCTTTTGGACCTTGAATATGGGCTTCCGATTCAAGTTAGAGACGCTGCTCTCAAAATTCAAGATGATCTACCACGAAACGAAGTCAATAAGGAGTATTACATACAGAATCTGGACAGTCAGATGTCAAAGTGTGACGCAAGTCAGCCAAGCAACTCTGCATTGAAATCGAAGGGTGCTTCGGATCTGTTGTCACGTTTGGCTCGTACAGCTCCATATTATAAGAGAAATAGACCACATGTTTGCTCTTTCTGGGTGAAAGGAGAATGTCGTCGTGGAGAAGAATGTCCATATCGCCACGAGAAGCCCACTGACCCTGATGACCCATTGGCCGACCAGAACATCAAGGACAG atATTATGGCGTAAATGACCCTGTAGCCGAGAAGTTGATGCGTCGAGCGGCTGCCATGCCGGCACTACTTCCACCTGAAGACAACACGGTCACAACACTGTATGTGGGCAACCTTCCGGACAACATCAACGAAGAGGAACTGAGGGGCCATTTCTATCAATATGGAGAAATCAG ATCCGTAACTCTGGTGTCTCGAGCTCAATGTGCCTTCGTTCAATACACAACGAGGAGTGCAGCGGAACATGCAGCAGAGAAGACGTTCAACAGGCTCGTGATCGGAGAGAAGAGGCTTACCATCAAGTGGGGAAAATCGCAAG gtCGACAAGGTGCAAATGAGCATAATGATATGGCTCCCAGGTTGGAGCCAGTGCCTGGGCTTCCTGGCACATTGCCTCCACCGCCAGCATTCTTGCATTCATTCCCACCTCAG ATGCAGCCACCTCCAAATCGTACGAACGACTTTTTCAACCTTCACCATTATGGAGGCCCGGGTTGGCCGGCGTGGGTCGGACCGCCGATGGGACCCGGCGCACCGCCCCCGGCGCCGGCGGGGCACCACTACCCCAGCCAGGACCCCAGCCGGCTTGGTGCCCACGCACACGCGAACGCGCTTCGAACACAGTgttaa